From the Roseibium sp. HPY-6 genome, one window contains:
- the moaC gene encoding cyclic pyranopterin monophosphate synthase MoaC, translating into MSDKDPELTHLDATGAANMVDVSTKEVTHRIAVARGTVTMRPETLELIRSGNAKKGDVIGTARLAGIFAAKRTHELIPLCHPLLLSKVKVDIEPDDTLPGLVVLATTKVSGQTGVEMEALTACSLACLTIYDMAKAVDRGMVIGDIRLVEKAGGKSGHWTLEKDGSEGGT; encoded by the coding sequence ATGTCTGACAAAGACCCTGAGCTAACGCATCTCGATGCGACGGGCGCGGCCAATATGGTTGACGTATCCACCAAAGAAGTCACACACCGGATTGCAGTCGCTCGTGGCACCGTCACGATGCGCCCCGAGACGCTGGAGCTTATCCGATCCGGCAATGCCAAGAAGGGCGATGTGATCGGAACGGCAAGGCTCGCCGGCATATTCGCGGCAAAACGAACTCACGAGCTGATACCGCTGTGTCACCCTCTCCTTCTGTCGAAAGTCAAGGTCGACATAGAGCCCGACGACACGTTGCCCGGGCTTGTCGTTTTGGCAACGACAAAAGTAAGCGGACAGACCGGTGTCGAGATGGAGGCGCTCACAGCCTGCTCGCTCGCCTGCCTGACGATCTACGATATGGCCAAGGCGGTCGACCGGGGCATGGTGATCGGTGACATCCGGCTTGTGGAAAAGGCTGGCGGTAAATCCGGACACTGGACACTCGAAAAAGACGGCAGCGAAGGCGGAACCTGA
- the glp gene encoding gephyrin-like molybdotransferase Glp, translating to MSLMPVAEALEKLLSDVSRLEPEAVALEKANGRVLAENLVSKRTQPPFAASAMDGYATRHRDLAVGSELDVIGEAPAGHGFAGALGAGQAVRIFTGAPVPEGADTILIQEDASRNDDRITVNEVPRNGAFVRPAGLDFQENQILLSPPLKLTYRHLALAAAMNHPHLPVVKQPKVAILATGDELVRPGSEPGPDQIIASNHAGIAAMVEDCGGLPLDLGISPDDPVALAGHVRRALSEEADILVTLGGASVGDHDLVQEVLGQEGMDLAFWRIAMRPGKPLMAGRLGRTRVLGLPGNPVSSLVCGLLFLRPLIRKMLGLPSGLSAPKQAFLGANLGENDRRQDYVRATLHEDADGRLIATPFETQDSSMLALLAKSGALIIRPPHAPAQEAGAAAEILVL from the coding sequence ATGAGCTTGATGCCCGTCGCCGAAGCACTTGAAAAACTCCTGTCCGACGTTTCGAGGCTTGAACCAGAAGCGGTTGCGCTCGAAAAGGCAAATGGCCGCGTTCTGGCGGAAAACCTTGTCTCAAAGCGTACACAGCCACCATTTGCCGCCTCTGCAATGGATGGATACGCCACACGCCATCGGGATCTGGCAGTCGGCAGCGAACTTGACGTTATCGGCGAAGCGCCAGCGGGCCATGGTTTCGCCGGCGCGCTTGGTGCTGGCCAGGCGGTCCGTATTTTTACCGGCGCCCCGGTTCCTGAAGGTGCTGACACGATCCTGATCCAGGAGGATGCATCGCGCAACGACGACCGGATCACTGTTAACGAAGTTCCGCGCAATGGCGCGTTTGTGCGCCCGGCAGGGCTCGATTTTCAGGAGAACCAGATCCTGCTCTCGCCGCCGCTCAAGCTGACCTATCGCCATCTTGCGCTCGCGGCGGCAATGAACCATCCGCACTTGCCTGTCGTCAAACAGCCCAAAGTCGCGATCCTTGCAACGGGCGACGAACTCGTTCGGCCGGGAAGCGAACCGGGGCCCGATCAGATTATCGCTTCGAACCACGCAGGCATCGCGGCCATGGTCGAAGATTGCGGCGGGTTGCCTCTGGACCTCGGCATCTCGCCGGATGATCCGGTGGCGCTTGCAGGACATGTGCGGCGCGCCTTGAGCGAAGAGGCTGATATACTGGTAACACTTGGCGGAGCGTCTGTCGGCGACCATGATCTGGTACAGGAGGTTCTGGGCCAGGAGGGCATGGACCTCGCCTTCTGGCGCATTGCGATGCGCCCGGGCAAGCCGCTCATGGCCGGCCGGCTTGGACGGACGAGAGTTCTAGGCCTGCCGGGAAATCCTGTTTCAAGCCTGGTCTGCGGCCTTTTGTTCCTGCGTCCCCTGATCCGGAAGATGCTCGGCCTTCCGTCCGGACTGTCGGCTCCCAAACAGGCTTTTTTAGGGGCGAATCTCGGCGAAAATGACCGGCGTCAGGACTATGTCAGGGCAACGCTTCATGAAGATGCGGATGGACGGCTGATAGCAACGCCGTTCGAAACACAAGACAGTTCCATGCTGGCACTTCTTGCAAAATCAGGTGCATTGATTATCCGGCCACCGCACGCCCCGGCGCAAGAAGCCGGAGCTGCGGCCGAAATTCTGGTCCTTTAG